A genomic region of Rhipicephalus sanguineus isolate Rsan-2018 chromosome 3, BIME_Rsan_1.4, whole genome shotgun sequence contains the following coding sequences:
- the LOC119386531 gene encoding uncharacterized protein LOC119386531 yields the protein MQVSKSYTLFAKKSSNYVLVQFPSPRCCLAIAAECVSIIHSLLMLSGDIETNPGPSGNDAVLTELQKIAAGQSKVITEVQSLKSQLNTTDRTITDLCKRMTDLEAHYQALIPLRNDIEKMRADTSSMSRKIEELEDCLDDAENRSRRNNLIFYGISDPTDSETWNDSEKLIIDFCSNNLGIPVGPHDFERAHRLGRHSLGRNRPIIMKFACYKTKDSILSNGRKLRNTNLSIGEDFSLSVRHARKHLIAFAKAKSSKFSLWYKTLHIGPKRYVFDKLSRTVKEIA from the coding sequence ATGCAGGTTAGTAAATCCTACACGCTGTTTGCAAAAAAATCTAGCAATTACGTCTTGGTGCAGTTCCCGAGCCCACGGTGCTGTCTCGCCATTGCCGCCGAATGTGTTTCCATTATTCATTCCTTGCTGATGTTATCAGGAGATATCGAAACTAACCCTGGCCCTAGCGGAAACGATGCCGTGTTGACAGAACTTCAGAAAATAGCCGCAGGCCAATCCAAAGTAATTACCGAAGTACAGAGCCTCAAATCTCAGTTAAACACTACAGATAGAACAATAACGGATTTATGCAAACGAATGACCGACCTAGAGGCACACTACCAGGCCCTTATTCCTCTCCGAAACGACATCGAAAAGATGCGGGCAGACACAAGCAGCATGTCTCGCAAGATCGAGGAACTAGAAGACTGCCTAGACGACGCGGAAAACCGATCACGTCGAAATAACCTCATCTTTTATGGCATCTCTGACCCTACTGACAGCGAAACATGGAACGATTCCGAAAAACTAATCATCGATTTCTGCAGTAATAATCTAGGAATACCCGTAGGACCTCATGACTTCGAAAGAGCTCATCGCCTCGGTCGTCATTCGCTCGGTAGAAATCGTCCCATAATCATGAAATTCGCATGTTACAAAACAAAGGACTCGATCCTATCTAATGGCCGGAAATTAAGAAATACTAACCTTAGCATTGGCGAGGACTTTTCGCTCTCCGTTCGACACGCGCGGAAACACTTAATTGCATTTGCCAAGGCTAAATCTTCTAAGTTCTCCTTGTGGTATAAAACCCTGCACATCGGTCCGAAACGTTATGTTTTTGATAAGTTGTCTAGAACCGTTAAAGAAATCGCATAG